From Patescibacteria group bacterium, a single genomic window includes:
- the ruvC gene encoding crossover junction endodeoxyribonuclease RuvC yields the protein MKILGIDPGTGIMGYGVIEKASGGIRPVKYGCIRTRANLNQPDRLNFIYKSLSDIIEKEKPDQVAIESLFFFKNQKTVISVAEARGVAIVCAKGANLPVYEYTPLQVKQALTGYGRAEKSQIQEMVKIICKLKSCPKPDDAADALAVAITHAQTNINLKK from the coding sequence ATTAAGATCTTAGGCATCGATCCGGGTACTGGGATTATGGGTTATGGGGTTATAGAGAAGGCTTCAGGTGGCATAAGACCTGTTAAATATGGTTGTATTCGCACCCGCGCCAATCTCAACCAGCCTGACCGATTGAATTTTATTTACAAAAGCCTGTCTGATATAATTGAAAAGGAAAAACCAGACCAAGTAGCAATTGAGAGCCTGTTTTTTTTCAAGAACCAAAAAACTGTCATTTCGGTAGCTGAGGCTAGGGGTGTGGCCATAGTGTGTGCAAAAGGCGCGAATCTTCCGGTTTATGAATATACGCCGTTGCAGGTTAAGCAAGCGCTTACGGGATATGGCAGAGCGGAAAAATCCCAAATTCAGGAGATGGTTAAAATTATTTGCAAACTCAAATCATGCCCCAAACCAGATGATGCGGCAGATGCGTTGGCGGTTGCAATCACGCATGCACAAACCAACATCAATCTAAAAAAATAG